The following is a genomic window from Engraulis encrasicolus isolate BLACKSEA-1 chromosome 13, IST_EnEncr_1.0, whole genome shotgun sequence.
TTTCAACAAAGCATAGTAGCGGAAGAGAATCATGCTCAAGTCATTACAGTCATGGTGAATGATGGGAGGGTGGtgcggtaacatggccagggtcccacagttatggagaatgatgggtagggcgggaagttgccatggccatattcctGAATGCAACTATGACTCAGTATTTGCCTGTCTTCTCACAGTACagtcttcaactttttaactgaagtgtactgttattttacttatactactgtatAGATATTGTAGAGCAGTTTTAGTTAAACAATACTAATaatgtgaacgttctgtagagtactgttatttaacagttcaattgctgctgaaaaaatgttatatactgtgatacattaaacagcaatgagctgtatttgatgtttggtgtgaaataacagtagaattacaggtaaatataattgccagtaagtGCCGATATTTTGCAGGGGAAATGTCTTACAGTgtagtatttttttattattattattttttttaacagtggaatgctgttgcagaactgCACTAAATGAACAGTAATTTCTTATAGTGTACTGTACTTACAGTGTCAAAATCATTTATGTTTTCAGGTGAGTGGAGGATTGTTCTTCTTGGGAAGACTGGTGCTGGGAAAAGCAGCACTGGCAACACCATCCTGGGAAAAAAGGTCTTTGAAGTGGACATCAATCCGTGTGGAGTGACCAACATGTGTGAAGCTCACAGCGGAATAGTCAACGGGAGGAAGATCACTGTCATTGACACACCAGGATTCCTCAACTCAGATGAAGAGGAGACAAATAGTGAGATAGAAAGATGCCTGACATTAAGTTCCCCAGGGCCTCATGCCTTCATCCTTGTGCTAAGTGCTGCTGAAAGATTCACCAAAGAGGATGAAGAGGTTATAAGAAGGATCAAGGAGTTATTTACATCTAATGTTTTTAAACATACAGTGATTGTCTTTACACATGGGGGAGAGCTGAGGGGGCAGAGTATTGAGGAGTTTGTCAGTCATAGTAGACGCGGAAACCCACTGAAGGATCTTGTTGAAAGATGTGGTGGTCGCCACCATGTCATAGACAATGTGTACTGGCAAAAGGAACAGGAGTGTGAATACAGCAACAGGAGGCAGATAGAGGAGCTGTTTGACACCATAGGAGAGATGGTACAGAGGAATGGAGGCAGGTATTACACTAAATAGCTGGTTGTTACATGTGCATAAGGGGGACATTGACTGCAAAACTCTGCAAATACACAGATTTCTCAcagaagagaaagaaacaaaatgtGACACTGGGAGGGTTGAATTTTGAAAtattgtactttttaagtattcAGTGATTATCTTTACACATGGGCGAAACCTGAGGGTGCACACCGTTGAGCAGTTTGTGAGTCACATCAAGTGAGATAATAACCCACTGAAAGATCTGGCTGACAAATGTGGTGGCCGCTACCTTGTCATAGATAACCTTTACTGGTAGAAGTAACAGGAGGCTGAATACAGTAACAGAGTGCAGATAGAGAAGCTGTTTGACTCCATAGATGCAGATGAATGGAGGAGGATATTACACTACGGAGGCGTAGAGAGGAACAGGCTCACTGAATGCAAATAATACTCAGCAAAAAGTTGTTCAAATACAGATTTCTCAGAACACACAATGTAATAATGCTACTGGGTCTAAATGGGAAATCTTTAAATTGAAGTTGTTATACTGGACAAAGCAATGCAATCCCAAGGCTCCTCCCAAATGAGCGGTTTCACTCggttttcctcttttctccctctgagTCTGTGTAAATGTGAGCATTTGCATATGAGTGTTACTTCCAGATGGGGGAATAGGTGTCCTGCTAATAATGAAAGAATTATGTAGCGGAGAGTTTATTAACGGGTTTGTTTTTTATCAGGTGTTTAGAACTtattgtgtatgtttgtttttcaCAGTTGAGGGGACTTGACAGTGGAAATGAGTTCTGTTGGGTGACTTGGTGTTTTGCCTAGTCTGTTTTTATTATACTTTTGTATTGCTCTGAGTAGAGACACCTAATTTTACCACGTTAGACTGTGAAATCCGTTGAATAATTCCTCAATAATTACTTACTTTGCTGATTAAACACTGTTAACGGCATGTACAACATTATTTTGTCTTGGATGTACTTGTTTACTGTTTATTATACACGTCTTGGGAAATACTAaaaatatgggtaacactttattttatgatTTGGTGTCATGTTATTTGGGTTTTTGATAATGATCTTTGTGTTTGATTAGAACCACATGACTAATGAGGGTTGTGATTTGTATTCAATAAAATAAGTGTTCACCAAGCTGTGGGTGTTTCACTCAAAATAGAACAATGTGTCCTGTGTGTTGTGAGCAAGTCAAAGTAACGGAGCCAGAATGTTCCGCATTACAACAATCAGAGTTTGAAGTGAATTTAAAGTTAAAGTGGATTATTCTATAGCGATTCCTAATATCACAATCTCTGCATTCTGTTCTGCTTAAATGTTAATACAAATCTACAGACCATATTAAAAAACGTGAATACAAAAGGACTATTCTAATGCCCCGTAAAATATCTGTTGATGGAAAACATCTTATATTGCTAGAAGATAATTCGCTTCAAAATCTGATGGACAAGGGACTAGTGTGTCATTTAACGGGAATTCAGACATTGTGAGGCATGACCAACATGGATTTCAATTAAACTTGGTATGCCTTTATAGTGGCAAGGTAGAAACCCAGAACTGCATTTCCATCAATCTGGCACCAACCATGAGGAAGACATGTGGACCCTGGGTGTCTAACTTCATGTGAactcttacgaaaatcgaccatggtaaatcgTGTTTTGACTGGTTTAActatacccttacgaaaatcaaccatggtaaATCCTGTTTTGACTGGtaatcgaccatggtaaatcgTGTTTTGACTGGTTTAActatacccttacgaaaatcgaccatggtaaatcgTGTTTTGACTGGTTTAACCAGGGGGTGTCCGGTGACgaaactagctactagccacaactggatAACCCTAATCGAAACTTAAGTGCAAAATGAAAGGGTGTCAACagagttttctactattataatttttgtgatttttaaaatatttttttcccctgaaatattaatattcagttcaaagcttgaaataataagacctcatttga
Proteins encoded in this region:
- the LOC134461452 gene encoding GTPase IMAP family member 7-like; its protein translation is MVESVLSLGEWRIVLLGKTGAGKSSTGNTILGKKVFEVDINPCGVTNMCEAHSGIVNGRKITVIDTPGFLNSDEEETNSEIERCLTLSSPGPHAFILVLSAAERFTKEDEEVIRRIKELFTSNVFKHTVIVFTHGGELRGQSIEEFVSHSRRGNPLKDLVERCGGRHHVIDNVYWQKEQECEYSNRRQIEELFDTIGEMVQRNGGRYYTK